Proteins found in one Synechococcus sp. LA31 genomic segment:
- the nusG gene encoding transcription termination/antitermination protein NusG, protein MSDVDLSPEELAVADVAEVAEAPAPAVAEGRAPIARWYAVQVASSCEKKVKATLEQRAVTLGVDNRILEIEIPQTPAVKLKKDGSRTSTEEKVFPGYVLVRMVLDEDTMMAVRSTPNVINFVGAEDRRATGKARGHIKPRPLSRSEVDRIFKRAAEKKPVVKVDLTEGDQILVTAGPFKDFQGEVIEVSGERNKLKALLSIFGRETPVELEFSQISKQS, encoded by the coding sequence GTGTCCGACGTTGATCTGAGCCCCGAAGAGTTGGCTGTTGCCGATGTGGCCGAGGTGGCTGAAGCCCCGGCTCCTGCCGTTGCCGAAGGGCGTGCTCCGATCGCCCGCTGGTATGCGGTGCAGGTGGCCTCCAGCTGTGAGAAGAAGGTGAAGGCCACGCTCGAGCAGCGCGCCGTGACCCTGGGCGTGGACAACCGCATCCTCGAGATCGAAATCCCGCAGACCCCGGCGGTGAAGCTCAAGAAAGACGGCAGCCGCACCAGCACCGAAGAGAAGGTGTTCCCCGGCTATGTGCTCGTGCGCATGGTGCTGGATGAGGACACGATGATGGCGGTGCGCAGCACCCCGAACGTGATCAACTTTGTGGGCGCTGAAGATCGCCGCGCCACCGGCAAGGCCCGCGGTCACATCAAACCCCGCCCCCTCAGCCGCTCCGAGGTGGATCGCATCTTCAAGCGCGCCGCTGAGAAGAAGCCTGTGGTGAAGGTCGACCTCACCGAGGGCGATCAGATCTTGGTCACGGCTGGTCCGTTCAAGGATTTCCAGGGCGAGGTGATCGAAGTGTCGGGCGAGCGCAACAAGCTCAAGGCCCTGCTCTCAATCTTCGGCCGGGAAACCCCGGTGGAACTCGAGTTCTCCCAGATCAGCAAGCAGAGCTGA
- a CDS encoding ATP-dependent Clp protease ATP-binding subunit — MRPDTLTAEPDRFSEAAWDLLLASQEQARRWRHSEMDVEHLLQVLFSDARYASWIDPLPLDPEALLDQLDDFCADQPTGSGRELYIGEALEALLDGAERRRAVAGAQLIDVPQILLALLEDPRLGRPLLVAQGLSEDLLLRQQRPEPVRRAPEPSPPPAAPSAPPRSAPAPISAAAPEQPALTLEQEPSALEQFGRDLTAAARAGELDPVIGRDTEIRRLMQVLSRRGKNNPVLIGEPGVGKTAIAELLAQRIVAGEVPDALKGQRLISLDLGALIAGAKFRGQFEERLRSVLNEVREAERDGAGVILFIDELHTVVGPERSSSDAGSILKPALARGDLRCIGATTPEEYSRTVEKDPALNRRFQQVLIKEPGLEESTLILRGLKERYELHHGVAITDGAVVAAARLADRYITDRCLPDSAIDLIDEAAAQLRMEVTSKPRLVEEAEAELRRVELALLSAESAPEVERVTLQEQRRLASSALQELQQRWQGEREELAELRQLLADDESLRLQIAEAERDGDLEEAARLQYDQLHGVQQRRSTLEEQLLEQQRSGQSLLREQVEEGDIADVVARWTGIPVQRLLAGERQKLLELEQRLGKRVIGQREPVAAVAAAIRRARAGMKDPRRPVGSFLFLGPTGVGKTELAKALAAALFDEEDALVRLDMSEFMERNAVARLLGAPPGYVGYEEGGQLTEAVRRRPYAVLLLDEVEKAHPDVFNVLLQVLDDGRLTDSQGRTVDFRHTVVVMTSNLASRAILDNARGGGDPAALEQQVDQALASQFRPEFLNRIDEVIRFQPLGPEELQSIVHLQLAELAALLREQGLELQVDPPVVPWLAQQGYEPEYGARPLRRLLRRRIENPLATELLEERFLGAAAVQVSLAEAEGALHFSPVGQAV, encoded by the coding sequence ATGCGGCCTGACACCCTCACCGCCGAACCCGATCGCTTCAGCGAAGCCGCCTGGGATCTTCTGCTGGCCAGCCAGGAGCAGGCCCGCCGCTGGCGCCACAGCGAGATGGATGTGGAGCATCTGCTGCAGGTGCTGTTCAGCGATGCCCGCTACGCCAGCTGGATCGACCCACTGCCCTTGGATCCCGAGGCACTGCTCGATCAGCTGGATGATTTCTGCGCGGATCAGCCCACCGGCTCGGGCCGTGAGCTCTACATCGGCGAAGCGCTTGAAGCGCTGCTCGACGGCGCTGAGCGCCGCCGGGCTGTTGCCGGTGCCCAGCTGATTGATGTTCCCCAGATCCTGCTTGCCCTCCTGGAAGATCCACGCCTGGGCCGCCCCTTGCTGGTGGCTCAGGGCTTGAGCGAAGACCTGTTGCTGCGTCAGCAACGGCCTGAACCGGTGCGTCGCGCTCCTGAGCCCTCTCCCCCGCCAGCGGCACCTTCCGCGCCGCCTCGCTCGGCGCCAGCTCCGATCAGCGCAGCAGCCCCAGAGCAGCCTGCGCTCACCTTGGAGCAGGAACCCAGCGCTCTCGAGCAGTTCGGCCGCGATCTCACCGCCGCCGCCCGCGCCGGCGAGCTGGATCCCGTGATCGGCCGCGACACCGAGATTCGCCGCTTGATGCAGGTGCTCTCCCGCCGCGGCAAGAACAACCCCGTGCTGATCGGAGAACCGGGCGTGGGTAAAACCGCCATCGCGGAGCTGCTGGCCCAGCGGATCGTGGCCGGTGAGGTGCCCGATGCCCTCAAGGGTCAGCGCCTGATCAGCCTCGATCTGGGGGCCCTGATCGCCGGTGCCAAATTCCGCGGGCAGTTTGAGGAGCGCCTGCGCAGCGTGCTCAACGAGGTGCGCGAGGCCGAGCGGGACGGCGCCGGCGTGATCCTCTTCATTGATGAGCTGCACACGGTGGTGGGGCCTGAGCGCTCCAGCAGCGATGCGGGCAGCATCCTCAAGCCGGCCCTGGCCCGCGGCGATCTGCGCTGCATCGGTGCCACCACCCCTGAGGAGTACAGCCGCACGGTGGAGAAGGATCCGGCCCTCAACCGCCGTTTCCAGCAGGTGCTGATCAAGGAGCCCGGGCTCGAGGAGAGCACCCTGATCCTGCGCGGCCTGAAAGAGCGCTACGAGCTGCACCACGGCGTGGCGATCACCGATGGCGCGGTGGTGGCGGCGGCGCGGCTAGCGGATCGCTACATCACGGATCGCTGCCTGCCCGATTCAGCCATTGATCTGATTGATGAGGCGGCAGCCCAGCTGCGCATGGAGGTCACCTCCAAACCGCGCCTGGTGGAGGAGGCCGAAGCGGAATTGCGGCGGGTGGAGTTGGCACTGCTCTCGGCGGAGAGTGCCCCGGAGGTTGAGCGGGTGACGTTGCAGGAGCAGCGCCGCCTGGCCAGCAGCGCCCTGCAGGAGTTGCAACAGCGCTGGCAGGGCGAGCGCGAGGAGCTGGCCGAGCTGCGTCAGCTGCTGGCCGACGACGAGAGCCTGCGGCTGCAGATCGCGGAGGCCGAGCGCGATGGGGATCTGGAAGAGGCGGCGCGCCTGCAATACGACCAGCTGCATGGGGTGCAGCAACGGCGCAGCACGCTGGAGGAGCAGCTGTTGGAGCAGCAGCGCTCGGGCCAGTCGTTGCTGCGTGAGCAGGTGGAGGAGGGCGATATCGCCGATGTGGTGGCGCGCTGGACGGGTATTCCCGTGCAACGTCTGCTGGCGGGAGAGCGCCAGAAGCTGCTGGAGCTGGAGCAACGGCTGGGCAAGCGGGTGATCGGGCAGCGGGAGCCGGTGGCGGCGGTGGCTGCGGCGATTCGCCGTGCCCGGGCCGGCATGAAGGATCCCCGCCGGCCGGTGGGCTCGTTTTTGTTTCTTGGCCCCACGGGTGTGGGCAAAACGGAGCTGGCCAAGGCCCTGGCCGCGGCCCTCTTCGACGAAGAGGACGCGCTGGTGCGGCTCGACATGAGCGAATTTATGGAGCGCAATGCCGTGGCCCGGCTGCTGGGGGCTCCTCCCGGCTATGTGGGCTACGAGGAGGGTGGCCAGCTCACCGAGGCCGTGCGCCGCCGCCCGTATGCGGTGCTGCTGCTCGATGAGGTGGAGAAGGCCCACCCGGATGTGTTCAATGTGCTGCTGCAGGTGCTCGACGACGGCCGCCTCACCGACTCGCAGGGCCGCACCGTGGATTTCCGCCACACCGTGGTGGTGATGACCAGCAACCTGGCCAGTCGCGCCATCCTCGACAACGCCCGCGGTGGCGGCGATCCTGCGGCGCTGGAACAACAGGTTGATCAGGCCCTGGCCAGCCAGTTCCGGCCGGAATTCCTCAACCGTATCGACGAGGTGATCCGCTTCCAGCCCCTTGGGCCTGAAGAGCTGCAGAGCATCGTGCATCTGCAGCTGGCCGAGCTGGCGGCGCTGCTGCGGGAGCAGGGCCTGGAGCTCCAGGTGGATCCGCCGGTGGTGCCGTGGCTAGCCCAGCAGGGATACGAGCCGGAGTACGGCGCACGGCCGCTGCGTCGTCTGCTGCGTCGCCGCATCGAAAATCCTCTGGCCACCGAACTGCTCGAGGAGCGCTTCCTCGGCGCGGCCGCCGTGCAGGTGAGCCTGGCTGAGGCTGAGGGCGCGCTGCACTTCAGTCCCGTCGGCCAGGCCGTTTGA
- the eno gene encoding phosphopyruvate hydratase, producing MIDTLDLVIDTIVAREVLDSRGTPTVEAEVMLEGGASGRAIVPSGASTGAHEACELRDGGSRYCGKGVLQAVSNIEEKIAPALCGLSALDQGTVDAAMLELDGSANKSALGANAILAVSLATARAAANGVGLPLYRYLGGPMANLLPVPLMNVINGGAHAANSLDFQEFMLVPHGAPTFREALRMGTEVFHTLKGLLKDKGLSTAVGDEGGFAPDLGNIEAGDLLVQAIEKAGYRPGDQISLALDVASTEFFKDGRYAFDGGHYTSAEMVDQLAALVSRFPITSIEDGVAEDDWDGWALLTEKLGKTVQLVGDDLFVTNSARLQRGIDLGVANSILIKVNQIGTLTETLQAIDLAGRAGYTSVISHRSGETEDTTIADLAVATRAGQIKTGSLSRSERVAKYNQLLRIEDELGSQAVYAGAEDRGPRGKA from the coding sequence GTGATCGACACCCTCGACCTCGTGATTGACACCATCGTGGCCCGGGAGGTGCTCGATTCCCGCGGGACCCCCACGGTGGAAGCCGAGGTGATGCTCGAGGGCGGGGCCAGCGGCCGCGCCATCGTGCCCAGCGGCGCCAGTACCGGCGCCCACGAAGCCTGTGAACTGCGCGATGGCGGCAGCCGCTACTGCGGTAAAGGCGTGCTGCAGGCGGTGAGCAACATTGAAGAGAAGATCGCCCCTGCCCTCTGCGGCCTGAGCGCCCTGGATCAGGGCACCGTGGATGCGGCGATGCTCGAGCTCGATGGCAGTGCCAACAAGAGCGCCCTCGGCGCCAACGCGATCCTGGCCGTGAGCCTGGCCACCGCCCGGGCCGCCGCCAACGGCGTGGGCCTCCCCCTCTACCGCTATCTGGGCGGCCCGATGGCCAACCTGCTGCCGGTGCCGTTGATGAACGTGATCAACGGCGGCGCCCACGCGGCCAACAGCCTGGATTTTCAGGAATTCATGCTGGTGCCCCACGGTGCCCCCACCTTCCGGGAGGCGCTACGCATGGGCACCGAGGTGTTCCACACCCTCAAGGGCCTGCTCAAAGACAAGGGCCTGAGCACCGCCGTGGGCGATGAAGGCGGCTTCGCTCCCGACCTGGGCAACATCGAAGCTGGCGACCTGCTGGTTCAGGCCATCGAAAAGGCCGGCTACCGCCCTGGCGATCAGATCTCCCTGGCCCTGGATGTGGCCAGCACCGAGTTCTTCAAAGACGGCCGCTACGCCTTCGACGGCGGCCACTACACCAGCGCTGAGATGGTGGATCAGCTGGCAGCCCTGGTGAGCCGCTTCCCGATCACCTCGATCGAGGATGGCGTGGCCGAAGACGACTGGGATGGCTGGGCCCTGCTCACCGAGAAACTGGGCAAAACCGTGCAACTGGTGGGCGACGACCTGTTCGTGACCAACAGCGCCCGCCTGCAGCGCGGCATCGACCTGGGGGTGGCCAACTCGATCCTGATCAAGGTGAACCAGATCGGCACCCTCACCGAAACCCTGCAGGCCATCGACTTAGCGGGCCGCGCCGGCTACACCAGCGTGATCTCTCACCGCTCCGGTGAAACCGAAGACACCACCATTGCCGACCTGGCGGTAGCCACCCGCGCCGGCCAGATCAAAACCGGTTCCCTGAGCCGTAGCGAGCGCGTCGCCAAATACAACCAGCTGCTGCGCATCGAAGACGAACTGGGTAGCCAGGCGGTGTATGCCGGCGCTGAAGACCGCGGCCCCCGCGGCAAGGCCTGA
- the rplA gene encoding 50S ribosomal protein L1: MPKVSKRYSAAFGKVETRTYSPLDAVELVKANATAKFDETVEAHARLGIDPKYTDQQLRTTVALPHGTGQSIRIAVIARGEKVAEAKAAGADLAGDDELVDTIAKGEMEFDLLIATPDMMPKVAKLGRVLGPRGLMPNPKAGTVTTDLAGAISEFKAGKLEFRADRTGIVHVRFGKASFDAAKLLDNLKALQETIDRNKPSGAKGRYWKSLYITSTMGPSVEVDVSALQDIKQDG; the protein is encoded by the coding sequence ATGCCCAAAGTTTCCAAGCGTTATTCCGCCGCCTTCGGCAAGGTTGAGACCCGCACCTATTCCCCGTTGGATGCGGTGGAACTGGTGAAGGCCAACGCCACCGCCAAGTTCGACGAGACCGTTGAGGCCCACGCCCGCCTCGGCATCGACCCGAAGTACACCGACCAGCAGCTGCGCACCACCGTGGCGCTGCCCCACGGCACCGGCCAGAGCATCCGCATCGCCGTGATCGCCCGTGGTGAAAAGGTTGCCGAGGCCAAGGCTGCCGGCGCCGACCTGGCTGGTGACGACGAGCTGGTGGACACCATCGCCAAGGGCGAGATGGAGTTCGACCTGCTGATCGCTACCCCCGACATGATGCCCAAGGTGGCCAAGCTGGGTCGTGTGCTCGGCCCCCGTGGCCTGATGCCCAACCCCAAGGCAGGCACGGTCACCACCGATCTGGCTGGCGCCATTAGCGAGTTCAAGGCCGGCAAGCTTGAGTTCCGCGCTGACCGCACCGGCATCGTGCACGTGCGTTTCGGGAAAGCCAGCTTCGACGCCGCCAAGCTGCTCGACAACCTCAAGGCCCTCCAGGAGACCATCGACCGCAACAAGCCCAGCGGTGCGAAGGGTCGCTATTGGAAGAGCCTCTACATCACCTCCACCATGGGTCCCTCGGTGGAAGTGGATGTGTCCGCCCTGCAGGACATCAAGCAGGACGGCTGA
- the rplL gene encoding 50S ribosomal protein L7/L12, translating to MSATTDQILEQLKSLSLLEASELVKQIEEAFGVSAAASAGVVMAAPAAGGGAEAAEEKTEFDVVLESFDAAAKIKVLKAVREATGLGLGEAKALVEGAPCSVKEGVSKADAETLKKAIEEAGGKVTIK from the coding sequence ATGTCTGCTACAACCGACCAAATTCTCGAGCAACTGAAGTCGCTCTCTCTGCTTGAAGCTTCCGAGCTCGTCAAGCAGATTGAAGAGGCTTTCGGTGTGTCCGCCGCCGCGTCTGCCGGCGTTGTGATGGCCGCTCCCGCCGCTGGTGGTGGTGCTGAAGCCGCTGAAGAGAAGACCGAGTTCGACGTCGTTCTCGAAAGCTTCGACGCTGCTGCCAAGATCAAAGTGCTCAAGGCCGTGCGCGAAGCCACCGGCCTGGGCCTGGGCGAAGCCAAGGCTCTCGTGGAAGGCGCCCCTTGCTCCGTCAAGGAAGGCGTGTCCAAGGCTGATGCCGAGACCCTCAAGAAGGCCATTGAAGAGGCCGGCGGCAAGGTCACCATCAAGTGA
- the secE gene encoding preprotein translocase subunit SecE, with protein sequence METPTEPQPNPPASEGFVGNTVAELRKVVWPSRQQLFAESVAVILMVTLSAFAIAAIDRFYSWVNAQVFR encoded by the coding sequence GTGGAAACCCCGACAGAGCCACAACCCAACCCGCCAGCCTCCGAGGGCTTTGTGGGCAACACCGTGGCCGAGCTCCGCAAGGTGGTGTGGCCCAGTCGCCAGCAGCTGTTCGCCGAGTCGGTGGCTGTGATCCTGATGGTGACCCTCTCGGCCTTCGCCATCGCCGCCATCGATCGCTTCTACAGCTGGGTGAATGCCCAGGTGTTCCGCTGA
- the rplJ gene encoding 50S ribosomal protein L10 gives MGRTLENKQQIVEELKQLLGEAEMALVLDYKGLSIKEMSDLRTRLQASNGVCKVTKNTLMRRAIDGDSAWSELDSLLTGTNAFVLVKGDVGGAVKAVQAFQKDTKKSETKGGLFEGKLLSQTEIKAIGDLPSKEVLMAQIAGAINAVATKVAVGINEVPSGLARALKQHADGEGTAN, from the coding sequence ATGGGCCGCACGCTGGAGAACAAGCAACAGATCGTCGAAGAGCTCAAGCAGCTCCTCGGTGAGGCCGAAATGGCGCTGGTTCTTGATTACAAGGGCCTGTCCATCAAGGAGATGTCTGATCTGCGGACCCGTCTGCAGGCCAGCAACGGTGTGTGCAAGGTGACCAAAAACACCTTGATGCGCCGTGCCATTGATGGCGACAGCGCTTGGTCGGAACTGGATTCCCTCCTCACCGGCACCAACGCCTTCGTGCTCGTCAAGGGCGACGTGGGTGGTGCCGTGAAGGCCGTTCAGGCCTTCCAGAAGGACACCAAGAAATCGGAAACGAAGGGCGGCCTTTTCGAAGGCAAGCTCCTCTCGCAGACCGAAATCAAGGCCATCGGGGATCTGCCCTCCAAGGAGGTGCTCATGGCGCAGATCGCAGGTGCGATCAACGCTGTGGCTACCAAGGTGGCTGTGGGCATCAACGAAGTTCCCTCCGGTCTTGCCCGGGCGCTCAAGCAGCACGCCGACGGCGAGGGCACGGCCAACTGA
- a CDS encoding DUF3747 domain-containing protein, giving the protein MQRTYLPFLAVVAAAAAPTWAAGVFSSQPLEQERFAVLAQPVGNSEWKLLVLEQIKPQPLCWEQRGDGLIDPALNRFDFSGICSRYLDSNGYSLRVADQDLASRYRLRLEQQGQGVALVAMSPSQPAELLVGTGPLPKRDRNGFVAIKLEPGWNLERRAYGSQTLSHVYFANGTPLSQLIAKASRNSTTTAMPAALGALKPLPPQPDNSSGPIALQVIPYKP; this is encoded by the coding sequence ATGCAGCGAACCTACCTGCCGTTCCTGGCCGTGGTCGCGGCAGCCGCAGCGCCCACCTGGGCAGCCGGTGTGTTCAGCAGCCAGCCGCTGGAGCAGGAGCGCTTCGCCGTGCTGGCGCAGCCCGTGGGCAACAGCGAGTGGAAGCTGCTGGTGCTCGAGCAGATCAAGCCACAGCCCCTCTGCTGGGAACAACGCGGCGATGGGCTGATCGATCCGGCCCTCAACCGCTTTGATTTCAGCGGCATCTGCAGCCGCTACCTGGACAGCAACGGCTACTCGCTACGGGTGGCTGATCAAGACTTGGCCAGCCGCTACCGGCTGCGACTGGAGCAGCAGGGCCAGGGCGTGGCACTGGTCGCGATGAGCCCCAGCCAGCCCGCGGAACTCCTGGTGGGCACAGGGCCCCTGCCCAAGCGCGACCGCAATGGCTTCGTGGCCATCAAGCTGGAGCCGGGCTGGAACCTGGAGCGGCGCGCCTACGGCAGCCAGACCCTGAGCCACGTGTATTTCGCCAACGGCACCCCTCTCAGCCAGCTGATCGCCAAAGCCAGCCGCAACAGCACCACCACCGCCATGCCGGCCGCCCTCGGCGCGCTCAAGCCATTGCCACCGCAACCGGACAACAGCAGCGGCCCCATCGCCCTGCAAGTGATCCCCTACAAGCCGTAG
- the rplK gene encoding 50S ribosomal protein L11 — protein MAKKVVAVIKLALQAGKANPAPPVGPALGQHGVNIMAFCKEYNARTQDKAGYVIPVEISVFEDRSFTFITKTPPASVLINKAAGIEKGAATSSKGSVGAISRAQLEEIAKTKLPDLNCTSVDSAMRIIEGTARNMGVAVKD, from the coding sequence ATGGCAAAAAAAGTTGTAGCTGTGATCAAGCTGGCCCTCCAGGCCGGTAAAGCCAACCCCGCGCCGCCGGTGGGCCCTGCCCTCGGTCAGCACGGCGTGAACATCATGGCGTTCTGCAAGGAGTACAACGCTCGGACGCAGGACAAGGCTGGCTATGTGATTCCGGTTGAAATCTCGGTTTTTGAAGACCGCAGTTTCACCTTCATCACCAAGACCCCTCCCGCTTCCGTGCTGATCAACAAAGCAGCCGGCATCGAGAAGGGTGCTGCCACCTCCTCCAAGGGTTCCGTGGGCGCCATCAGCCGCGCACAGCTCGAGGAGATCGCCAAGACCAAGCTGCCCGACCTCAACTGCACCAGCGTTGACTCGGCTATGCGCATCATCGAAGGCACCGCCCGCAACATGGGCGTTGCCGTGAAGGACTGA
- the gloA gene encoding lactoylglutathione lyase: MRLLHTMLRVGDLDRSITFYTEVLGMRLLRRKDYPGGRFTLAFVGYGEESDTSVLELTHNWDTSSYEIGTGYGHIALGVDDIVGVCDQIRAKGGRVVREPGPMKNGSTVIAFVEDPDGYKVELIELSSRTHAA; the protein is encoded by the coding sequence ATGCGCTTACTCCACACGATGCTGCGGGTCGGCGACCTGGACCGCTCGATCACCTTCTATACGGAGGTGCTGGGCATGCGATTGCTACGCCGCAAGGACTACCCCGGTGGACGCTTCACCCTCGCCTTTGTGGGTTATGGCGAGGAGAGCGACACCAGCGTGCTCGAACTCACCCACAACTGGGACACCAGCAGCTACGAGATCGGTACGGGCTATGGCCACATCGCTCTCGGGGTAGACGACATCGTGGGGGTGTGCGATCAGATCCGCGCCAAGGGCGGCCGGGTGGTGCGTGAACCGGGTCCAATGAAGAACGGCAGCACGGTGATCGCCTTCGTGGAAGACCCCGACGGCTACAAGGTGGAACTGATCGAGTTGAGCTCCCGCACCCATGCGGCCTGA